A single region of the Marinobacter nanhaiticus D15-8W genome encodes:
- a CDS encoding aminoglycoside phosphotransferase family protein, with protein MDSRLAALTAWVAQQPGLESAQPVAVSGDASFRRYFRVTRPDGRPFIVMDAPPEKEDVRPFIAVAEHWREEGVNVPAVHARELEQGFLLLDDFGDTLLLGELNDDNVDSYYGKALNALSGIQQTSEPNDYPLPSYDAALLDREMALFRDWLVEQQLGLTLSDQEHCLLDTTFALLKEAALAQPEVPVHRDYHSRNLLVVNDDLGIIDFQDAVRGPVTYDLVSLVKDCYIRWPEARISGWIENFRQMTLDAGIHRADAETFRQWTELMGMQRHLKAAGIFARLAIRDGKSRYLEDIPRTVGYLAEASARQPALRHFNEWLEARIIPALDKKAS; from the coding sequence ATGGATAGCAGACTTGCAGCATTGACGGCCTGGGTCGCCCAGCAGCCGGGATTGGAAAGCGCTCAACCGGTCGCCGTTTCAGGCGATGCCAGCTTCCGCCGTTATTTCCGCGTTACCCGGCCCGATGGCCGGCCGTTTATCGTGATGGATGCGCCGCCGGAGAAGGAAGACGTACGTCCATTCATCGCCGTTGCCGAACACTGGCGTGAAGAAGGCGTCAACGTGCCCGCCGTTCATGCCCGGGAGCTGGAACAGGGGTTCCTTCTGCTGGATGATTTCGGCGATACCCTTTTACTGGGCGAACTCAACGACGACAACGTCGACAGCTACTACGGCAAAGCGTTGAACGCCCTGTCTGGCATCCAGCAGACGAGCGAGCCCAACGACTATCCCCTACCGTCTTACGACGCCGCCCTTCTCGACCGCGAGATGGCCCTGTTCCGTGACTGGCTGGTCGAGCAACAGTTGGGGCTGACACTCAGCGACCAGGAGCACTGCCTGCTGGACACCACCTTCGCCCTGCTCAAGGAAGCCGCCCTGGCCCAGCCGGAGGTGCCCGTTCACCGGGATTACCATTCCCGTAACCTGCTGGTGGTGAACGACGACCTCGGCATCATCGACTTCCAGGATGCTGTACGCGGACCGGTGACCTACGACCTGGTTTCGCTGGTCAAGGATTGCTATATCCGCTGGCCGGAAGCCCGTATCAGCGGCTGGATCGAGAATTTCCGCCAGATGACCCTGGATGCCGGCATCCACCGAGCCGATGCGGAGACCTTCCGCCAGTGGACCGAGTTAATGGGCATGCAACGCCACCTCAAGGCGGCCGGCATCTTCGCCCGACTGGCCATCCGTGACGGCAAGAGCCGCTATCTGGAGGACATTCCGCGCACCGTTGGCTACCTGGCCGAAGCCAGCGCACGCCAGCCGGCCCTGCGGCATTTCAACGAATGGCTCGAGGCCCGCATTATCCCGGCCCTGGACAAGAAGGCATCCTGA
- a CDS encoding symmetrical bis(5'-nucleosyl)-tetraphosphatase codes for MTDYAVGDIQGCYDRLLDVLEKVDFSPSRDRLWVAGDLINRGPSSLATLRYIESLGASATVVLGNHDLHLLAVVLGGHTIKPKDTLNDILEAEDRRYLIGWLRQQHLAVYDPTRDIFMSHAGLPHIWSVDEAMLHGKDLENVLQGDDAGAYFQQMYGNEPAGWDPSLTGMDRWRVITNYFTRMRFIAEDGRLELAAKESAAGAPDGFAPWFSFPRDDQARVIFGHWAALEGKTGIDRYIALDTGCVWGGALTLMNLDTGERIHCDCA; via the coding sequence ATGACTGATTACGCCGTAGGCGACATCCAGGGTTGTTACGACCGCCTGCTGGATGTTCTGGAAAAAGTCGACTTTTCGCCCTCCCGCGACCGGCTATGGGTGGCGGGCGACCTGATCAACCGTGGTCCATCCTCACTGGCCACCTTGCGTTACATTGAAAGCCTGGGCGCCTCGGCCACTGTGGTACTGGGCAATCATGACCTGCATCTGCTGGCGGTAGTGCTGGGTGGTCACACGATCAAGCCCAAAGACACGCTGAACGACATCCTCGAAGCGGAAGATCGTCGCTACCTGATTGGCTGGCTGCGACAACAGCATCTTGCGGTCTACGACCCGACCCGTGACATCTTCATGAGTCATGCCGGCCTGCCGCATATCTGGAGTGTCGACGAAGCCATGTTGCACGGGAAGGATCTGGAAAACGTCCTGCAGGGCGATGACGCCGGCGCCTACTTTCAGCAGATGTACGGCAACGAACCGGCCGGCTGGGACCCGTCCCTCACGGGCATGGATCGTTGGCGGGTGATCACCAATTACTTCACCCGGATGCGCTTCATCGCCGAGGATGGCCGACTGGAGCTCGCCGCAAAAGAGTCCGCAGCCGGCGCCCCGGACGGCTTTGCACCCTGGTTCAGTTTCCCCCGGGACGATCAGGCCCGTGTGATCTTCGGCCACTGGGCGGCCCTGGAAGGTAAGACCGGTATTGACCGCTACATTGCGCTGGATACCGGCTGCGTCTGGGGTGGCGCCCTGACCCTGATGAACCTGGATACCGGAGAGCGCATTCACTGTGACTGCGCCTAG
- the murU gene encoding N-acetylmuramate alpha-1-phosphate uridylyltransferase MurU, protein MKAMILAAGKGERMRPLTLETPKPLLEAGGKPLIVHQIEKLARAGFRDLVVNPSWLGDKLQSALGDGRRYGVNISYSPEPEALETAGGIRQALPMLVDGGDWFLVVNGDIWTDFDFARLEPSTDDQAVLVLTDNPAQHPAGDFHLDSHNRVRAEDQPRLTFTGISLLHRSLFEHLEPGHRKLAPILREAMAKDTVAGIYHGGEWEDIGTPQRLAQLDQQLRQSPSGQAQAERSSETGVPGQGVSGRGAQQ, encoded by the coding sequence GTGAAGGCCATGATCCTCGCCGCCGGCAAGGGAGAGCGTATGCGCCCGCTCACCCTGGAAACGCCCAAACCCCTGCTCGAAGCCGGGGGCAAGCCGCTGATCGTCCATCAGATCGAGAAACTGGCACGCGCCGGGTTCCGCGACCTGGTGGTCAATCCGTCCTGGCTGGGCGACAAACTGCAAAGCGCCCTTGGCGATGGTCGGCGCTATGGGGTCAACATTAGCTATTCTCCGGAACCGGAAGCCCTGGAGACCGCCGGTGGTATCCGCCAGGCCCTGCCCATGCTTGTCGATGGGGGTGACTGGTTCCTGGTGGTGAACGGCGATATCTGGACGGATTTCGATTTCGCTCGCCTGGAACCTTCAACCGACGACCAAGCCGTACTGGTGCTGACCGACAATCCCGCACAACACCCCGCAGGCGACTTTCACCTCGACAGCCACAACCGGGTAAGGGCCGAGGACCAGCCCAGGCTAACGTTCACCGGTATCAGCCTGCTGCACCGCAGCCTGTTCGAACACCTGGAACCGGGGCATCGCAAACTGGCGCCGATCCTGCGCGAGGCCATGGCGAAGGACACCGTCGCCGGGATCTATCATGGCGGGGAGTGGGAAGACATCGGCACACCGCAACGTCTGGCCCAGTTGGACCAGCAACTGCGCCAGTCGCCAAGTGGTCAGGCGCAGGCCGAACGCAGCTCAGAAACAGGCGTCCCAGGGCAAGGTGTCTCAGGAAGAGGAGCACAGCAATGA
- a CDS encoding DUF3530 family protein, protein MVQRIKTAVRVIWIILSMGAASGLVAQPSNVSNASGEASDQSAPDGEAAAESKDRPFISTGLNSEALAAQRPEQAVWLDTGSHGRALGLLERETVAPAKGAVLILAGEGQSADAELAGALRQPLAAAGWATMSLGLELPPYPIVRARSLPPESDAPEPPEEAPASGNDDDPEEPPADSGSIMIDVMDKVDLDQLRQDYREKLDTQVGEAVSHLRGQGYQRVALVGIGRGAAPMARLAMNGIGKAQGEPQALIWVAPILESAALETLGGAGAADLRILDLESGRVSNALAGTRQSTLRRAGFRGYDRQQVAMAPRPTSMDARQVASRISAWLQRQFFPEP, encoded by the coding sequence ATGGTGCAGCGGATCAAGACGGCGGTGCGGGTTATCTGGATCATTTTGTCGATGGGAGCCGCCTCTGGCTTGGTCGCCCAGCCCAGTAACGTCTCGAACGCTTCAGGCGAAGCGTCCGACCAAAGCGCGCCGGATGGAGAAGCAGCCGCTGAATCGAAGGATCGCCCCTTTATCTCCACCGGGCTCAACAGTGAGGCGCTGGCAGCTCAGCGGCCTGAGCAGGCTGTTTGGCTGGACACAGGCAGCCATGGCCGCGCGCTCGGTCTGCTGGAGCGGGAGACGGTGGCGCCGGCCAAGGGTGCGGTGCTGATCCTGGCTGGTGAGGGGCAGAGCGCCGATGCCGAGCTGGCCGGTGCCTTGCGACAGCCGCTTGCGGCTGCAGGCTGGGCGACCATGTCCCTGGGGCTGGAATTGCCGCCTTATCCCATCGTTCGCGCGCGCAGTCTGCCGCCGGAATCCGACGCTCCCGAACCACCTGAGGAAGCGCCCGCCAGCGGTAACGACGACGATCCCGAAGAGCCCCCTGCCGACTCAGGGTCGATCATGATCGACGTAATGGATAAGGTCGATCTCGACCAGTTGCGGCAGGACTACCGTGAAAAGCTCGATACGCAGGTGGGTGAGGCGGTGTCCCATTTGCGCGGGCAAGGTTACCAGCGGGTGGCTTTGGTTGGGATCGGCCGGGGTGCGGCGCCGATGGCCCGGCTCGCCATGAACGGTATCGGCAAGGCTCAGGGCGAGCCCCAGGCGCTCATTTGGGTAGCACCTATTCTGGAGAGCGCGGCCCTGGAAACCCTGGGTGGAGCCGGAGCCGCCGACCTTCGTATCCTGGACCTGGAGTCCGGCCGCGTCTCCAATGCCCTGGCGGGCACGCGGCAATCGACATTGCGGCGTGCCGGGTTCCGTGGCTATGACCGGCAGCAGGTCGCCATGGCGCCGAGGCCTACGTCAATGGATGCCCGACAGGTCGCCAGCCGGATTTCCGCTTGGTTGCAGCGGCAGTTCTTCCCGGAGCCTTAG
- a CDS encoding peptidylprolyl isomerase: MKASLRLCARVMALLMFAVAAQYAFAERKPLDSVIAIVDDSVILESELDSRVRTVKARLNAQGTPLPSDQVLEERVLDQLISDAIQLQMADKMGMRISDNELNDTMQNIASRNGYNLEQFEQALASEGLSYREAREQIRREMLISRVQQRRVDNRVRITDREVQNFLQAQAGREASNVEYQLGHILVSVDDFNDTDEVEAARTKAENLRQRILDGSDFQQVAVAESDGANALEGGVLGWRTENQLPSLVVDVAPELEVGAPSEVLRSGSGFHIISVLDKRGGDTGKVIQQSKVRHILIRPTDARPDAEAEALINDLADRLESGADFAQLAREYSDDKVSGSDGGNLGWVSPGEMVPAFEQAMQEAQVGEIKGPFRSRFGWHVLEVEDRRQKDIGDQLKENEARQVLYRRKFEVELQNWLREIREEAYVDIKLAGMGDEEDTENAQDEDEETSDAS; this comes from the coding sequence ATGAAGGCATCCCTGCGCCTGTGCGCACGTGTCATGGCCCTGCTGATGTTTGCGGTGGCTGCCCAATACGCATTCGCAGAACGCAAGCCCCTGGACAGCGTGATCGCCATTGTCGACGACAGCGTGATCCTGGAGTCCGAGCTGGACAGCCGGGTACGTACCGTCAAGGCCCGACTCAATGCCCAGGGCACGCCGCTGCCGTCGGATCAGGTGCTGGAAGAACGTGTTCTGGACCAGTTGATCTCCGACGCCATCCAACTGCAGATGGCCGACAAGATGGGGATGCGGATCAGCGATAACGAGCTGAACGACACCATGCAGAACATTGCCAGTCGCAACGGCTATAACCTCGAGCAGTTCGAGCAGGCGCTGGCGAGCGAGGGCCTGTCCTACCGAGAGGCGCGGGAGCAGATTCGCCGGGAAATGCTGATCAGCCGGGTGCAGCAGCGCCGGGTCGACAACCGCGTGCGCATCACCGACCGGGAAGTACAGAACTTCCTCCAGGCCCAGGCCGGGCGTGAAGCCTCGAACGTGGAATACCAGTTGGGCCACATCCTGGTGTCCGTCGATGATTTCAACGACACCGACGAGGTCGAAGCGGCCCGCACCAAAGCGGAGAACCTGCGCCAGCGAATTCTCGATGGTTCCGATTTCCAGCAGGTGGCGGTCGCCGAGTCCGATGGTGCCAATGCCCTGGAAGGTGGTGTGCTCGGCTGGCGAACCGAGAACCAGTTGCCTTCACTGGTGGTCGACGTGGCCCCGGAACTGGAGGTTGGGGCACCGTCCGAAGTCCTCCGTAGCGGCAGCGGTTTCCACATTATTTCGGTACTGGACAAGCGTGGCGGCGACACCGGCAAGGTGATACAGCAGTCCAAGGTGCGCCATATCCTGATCCGGCCGACGGACGCCCGTCCGGATGCCGAGGCAGAAGCGCTGATCAACGACCTGGCCGATCGTCTCGAGAGCGGTGCCGATTTTGCACAACTGGCGCGGGAATATTCGGACGACAAGGTCTCCGGTTCCGACGGTGGCAACCTGGGCTGGGTCAGTCCCGGCGAGATGGTGCCGGCGTTCGAGCAGGCTATGCAGGAGGCGCAGGTGGGCGAAATCAAGGGCCCGTTCCGTTCCCGTTTCGGGTGGCACGTGCTGGAGGTGGAAGATCGCCGGCAGAAGGATATCGGCGACCAGTTAAAAGAGAACGAGGCGCGCCAGGTGCTCTACCGTCGCAAGTTCGAGGTTGAATTGCAGAACTGGCTGCGCGAAATTCGTGAAGAAGCCTATGTCGATATCAAGCTGGCCGGCATGGGTGATGAAGAAGATACTGAAAACGCCCAGGATGAAGACGAGGAGACCTCCGACGCATCATGA
- the rsmA gene encoding 16S rRNA (adenine(1518)-N(6)/adenine(1519)-N(6))-dimethyltransferase RsmA, which yields MAKPAGHQARKRFGQNFLHDPGVIERIVRAINPKPDDALVEIGPGLGALTEELLSVTPSLQVIELDRDLIPVLRTKFFNYPDFRIHEADALRFDFAELAAEKPLRIVGNLPYNISTPLIFHLLEQAGVVQDMHFMLQKEVVQRLAAMPGDNNYGRLGIMAQYHCQVQPLFEVGPGAFRPAPKVDSAIVRLVPHKTLPHPARDLGMLQAVVRTAFNARRKTLRKALGSLVSVSQLRELGIDDGLRPENLTLEDYVRIADTLVSQDGNAVSSNGTDASQSGAEQTQDKHGDP from the coding sequence ATGGCTAAACCAGCCGGCCACCAGGCGCGCAAGCGCTTTGGCCAGAACTTCCTGCACGATCCGGGTGTGATCGAACGTATCGTTCGTGCGATCAATCCCAAGCCCGATGACGCGTTGGTGGAAATCGGCCCCGGGCTGGGTGCACTCACCGAAGAATTGCTGTCGGTAACGCCGTCGCTGCAGGTAATCGAGTTGGATCGCGACCTGATCCCGGTGTTGCGGACCAAGTTCTTCAACTATCCGGATTTTCGCATTCACGAAGCCGACGCCCTGCGCTTCGATTTTGCCGAACTGGCGGCCGAAAAGCCTCTGAGGATCGTCGGCAACCTGCCATACAACATCTCCACACCGCTGATCTTCCACCTGCTCGAGCAGGCTGGCGTGGTGCAGGACATGCATTTCATGCTGCAAAAGGAAGTGGTTCAGCGTTTGGCGGCTATGCCGGGTGACAACAACTACGGACGGCTCGGCATCATGGCGCAATACCATTGCCAGGTTCAGCCGTTGTTCGAGGTGGGGCCCGGGGCCTTCCGGCCGGCGCCCAAGGTGGATTCGGCGATTGTCCGTCTGGTGCCGCATAAGACGTTGCCGCACCCGGCAAGGGATCTCGGCATGCTGCAAGCAGTGGTGCGCACCGCCTTCAACGCCCGGCGCAAGACCTTGCGCAAGGCATTGGGTAGCCTGGTGAGTGTGTCGCAGTTGCGGGAACTGGGTATCGACGATGGCCTGCGCCCGGAAAACCTCACCCTGGAAGATTACGTCAGGATCGCCGACACTTTGGTTTCCCAAGATGGGAACGCTGTATCTTCAAACGGTACCGATGCGTCCCAAAGCGGGGCCGAACAGACTCAAGACAAGCACGGGGACCCATGA
- a CDS encoding DnaJ domain-containing protein gives MSSSAASTPMPARLESVFYELLGELNACGHQAATLLERTSLPGWSRRSLFYFLGYVAKAEGRVTETDIRFAESLMKALRLSQRQRRLAIEHFREGKQAESISRRRGMRLRMTQRAVPRPAIQIVLCLCHAAQLHGAPSKNRRYRCEDAIDRTGLPVELMDIILDSYAQKVWITQPELKPAPTSYEQACKLLGVDRSAPFDELKRAYRRRVSESHPDKLGSGLSEKEYALAKERLHRYQLAWELIKRREKVRSS, from the coding sequence ATGAGCTCATCCGCCGCATCGACTCCCATGCCGGCGCGCCTGGAGAGCGTATTCTATGAGCTGCTGGGCGAACTGAATGCCTGCGGCCACCAGGCGGCTACCCTGCTCGAGCGGACGAGCCTACCCGGGTGGAGCAGGCGCAGCCTGTTCTACTTTCTCGGCTACGTTGCAAAGGCCGAAGGTCGGGTCACCGAAACCGACATCCGCTTTGCTGAGAGCCTGATGAAGGCCCTGCGGCTGTCTCAGCGCCAGCGCCGTCTGGCCATCGAGCACTTCCGCGAAGGTAAGCAGGCCGAGTCGATCTCACGTCGTCGCGGAATGCGCCTGCGCATGACCCAACGCGCCGTGCCTCGACCCGCGATCCAGATCGTGCTCTGCCTGTGCCACGCTGCGCAGCTTCACGGCGCTCCCAGCAAGAACCGGCGCTATCGCTGCGAAGATGCCATCGACCGAACCGGTCTGCCCGTGGAGCTGATGGACATTATCCTCGACAGCTATGCGCAGAAGGTCTGGATCACGCAGCCGGAGCTCAAACCGGCACCCACCTCGTACGAGCAGGCCTGCAAGCTCCTCGGCGTCGATCGAAGTGCGCCCTTCGACGAGCTGAAACGGGCTTATCGGCGCCGGGTCTCCGAAAGCCATCCGGACAAACTGGGTAGCGGTCTTTCCGAGAAGGAATATGCCCTGGCCAAGGAACGCCTGCATCGCTACCAGTTGGCCTGGGAGTTGATCAAGCGCCGGGAGAAAGTGCGATCCAGCTAG
- a CDS encoding LPS-assembly protein LptD — translation MAPTAAEIDWRPRDQLPAEQQAMLPAYCDGGYLQPDFSDRQSPLFESGSGGNTQMPIEASGLNARYEVDTQLILEGDVRLSQGTFSAQGSRALYDQATGQMSLSGPIVSRGQGFLLTGDSAEYDANTGEMEVNTATFLIHAAEMRGQAGYLSRPSENIVNIEDGRLTTCSPDSNAWAIVAADIELDRAEGFGTATHVRLEVQDIPVFYWPYATFPIDDRRKTGFLYPSFGTSDTGSGLFISTPYYLNLAPNYDATITPQYIHGRGLFNEVEGRHLSDYGESVLQLGYINDDQAFSDEFPGEDGERWGLDFASRANFGYNWTGYADYSVVSDDEYLSDLNRSLDINEVTHLQRRGGIRYDSRHQYFEAYLSGYQTLSDTITDSQKPYSQLPEILYGADYEWGVVETLVESQYTYFHRDNTDLTGLERANGHRLRLAPELALDFRAIWGYSRPSVTMDFTQYQLEDYTVREDDTFSRSIPIYEWDNGLYFDRRDSMFGIPYNQTLEPRLYYVYSEFEDQSYIPDFDTALKDFSFDQLFSPQRFSGGDRISDNNRLTAAVTTRFNDLNTGIERARLSIGQVYYYDDREVSLNGQGADDRSDSPLAGEASFRPLDTMDIRVSGLWDPRDMKTEEGRSQLVFHSEDYRYLATLGHTYDRDDFEQMDIGAVFPVSDHISLIGRWLYDSQADRTAGSLAGIEYTDCCWSLQLVSQNYLTDDRKLENRILFQVQLKGLGGSGGSGDRISDAIYGYDEREQRRFGRTNVRY, via the coding sequence ATGGCACCGACCGCTGCAGAAATAGATTGGCGCCCCCGGGACCAGCTGCCGGCTGAGCAGCAGGCTATGCTGCCCGCCTACTGTGACGGCGGCTACTTGCAACCGGATTTCAGCGACCGGCAATCGCCTCTCTTTGAAAGCGGCTCGGGTGGTAACACGCAGATGCCCATCGAGGCCAGCGGCCTCAATGCCCGCTATGAGGTGGACACCCAGCTAATCCTCGAAGGCGATGTTCGCCTGAGCCAGGGGACGTTCAGCGCGCAGGGCAGTCGCGCTCTCTACGACCAGGCCACAGGACAGATGTCCCTGAGCGGACCCATCGTCAGCCGTGGTCAGGGTTTCCTGTTGACCGGCGATTCGGCCGAGTACGATGCCAACACGGGCGAAATGGAAGTGAACACCGCAACCTTCCTGATCCACGCCGCCGAGATGCGTGGCCAGGCGGGTTACCTCTCCCGGCCCAGTGAGAACATCGTCAACATCGAAGACGGCCGTCTGACGACCTGCTCACCCGACAGCAACGCCTGGGCCATCGTTGCCGCCGATATCGAACTGGATCGGGCCGAAGGCTTCGGGACCGCGACCCACGTGCGGCTGGAGGTCCAGGATATCCCTGTCTTCTACTGGCCCTACGCCACCTTTCCGATCGACGATCGCCGCAAGACCGGCTTCCTCTACCCGTCGTTCGGTACATCGGATACCGGCAGTGGTCTTTTCATTTCCACGCCCTACTACCTGAATCTGGCGCCCAACTACGATGCCACTATCACGCCGCAATATATTCATGGGCGTGGGTTGTTCAACGAAGTCGAGGGGCGTCACCTCAGCGACTATGGCGAATCCGTATTGCAGCTGGGCTATATCAACGACGACCAGGCTTTTTCCGACGAATTTCCGGGCGAGGATGGTGAGCGCTGGGGGCTGGACTTTGCCAGTCGGGCGAACTTCGGCTACAACTGGACCGGCTATGCGGACTACTCGGTGGTGTCCGATGACGAGTACCTGAGCGACTTGAACCGCTCCCTGGACATCAACGAAGTCACACATCTACAGCGTCGGGGCGGGATCCGTTACGACAGCCGTCATCAATATTTCGAAGCCTATCTCAGTGGCTACCAGACGCTGAGCGATACGATTACCGATAGCCAGAAGCCCTATTCCCAACTGCCAGAGATCCTCTATGGCGCCGATTACGAATGGGGTGTGGTGGAAACGCTGGTGGAGTCCCAGTACACCTATTTCCATCGGGACAATACCGACCTCACTGGCCTGGAACGTGCCAACGGTCACCGTCTGCGGTTGGCTCCGGAGCTGGCACTCGATTTCCGTGCCATCTGGGGTTATTCCAGACCTTCGGTGACCATGGATTTTACCCAGTACCAGCTTGAGGACTACACGGTCCGCGAGGACGACACCTTCAGTCGTAGCATCCCCATCTATGAATGGGATAACGGTCTCTATTTCGACCGGCGTGATTCGATGTTCGGCATTCCCTACAACCAGACCCTCGAGCCGCGGCTCTACTACGTCTATTCGGAATTCGAGGACCAGAGCTATATCCCGGACTTCGATACCGCCCTGAAAGATTTCAGCTTCGACCAACTGTTCTCGCCCCAGCGCTTCAGTGGCGGTGACCGGATTTCCGACAACAACCGACTGACCGCAGCCGTCACCACCCGCTTCAACGATCTCAACACCGGTATCGAGCGGGCGCGCCTGAGTATCGGCCAGGTCTACTACTATGACGATCGCGAAGTGAGCCTGAACGGCCAGGGCGCCGACGACCGCAGCGACTCACCGCTGGCGGGCGAGGCCTCGTTCCGGCCGTTGGATACGATGGATATCCGCGTGTCCGGACTCTGGGACCCGCGTGACATGAAGACCGAGGAAGGGCGTAGCCAGTTGGTCTTCCATTCCGAGGACTACCGCTACCTGGCCACGCTCGGTCACACCTACGACCGGGATGATTTCGAGCAGATGGATATCGGCGCGGTTTTTCCTGTCTCAGACCACATCAGTCTGATCGGCCGCTGGCTTTACGACTCCCAGGCAGACCGGACCGCTGGCTCGCTGGCCGGTATCGAGTACACCGATTGCTGTTGGAGCCTGCAACTGGTCAGCCAGAACTACCTCACGGATGATCGCAAACTGGAGAATCGCATCCTGTTCCAGGTCCAGCTCAAGGGGCTGGGCGGCAGTGGCGGCTCCGGAGACCGTATTTCCGATGCGATCTACGGCTACGACGAACGTGAACAAAGACGATTCGGCCGGACCAATGTGCGTTACTGA
- the rpe gene encoding ribulose-phosphate 3-epimerase, protein MLPDLIAPSILSADFARLGEEVDNVLAAGADVVHFDVMDNHYVPNLTIGPMVCEALRKHGVTAPIDVHLMVKPVDDLIRMFIDAGATYITFHPEASEHIDRSLQLIKDGGCQAGLVFNPATPLHHLDYVMDRIDMILLMSVNPGFGGQKFIPGTLDKLREARRRIEASKRTIRLEIDGGVKVDNIREIAAAGADTFVAGSAIFNTEDYAATIAALREQIALSRSV, encoded by the coding sequence ATGTTGCCCGACCTGATCGCGCCCTCGATCCTGTCCGCCGATTTTGCCCGACTGGGGGAGGAAGTGGACAACGTACTGGCCGCGGGCGCCGATGTCGTCCACTTCGACGTCATGGACAACCACTATGTGCCCAACCTGACCATCGGGCCCATGGTATGCGAGGCCCTGCGCAAGCATGGTGTCACCGCGCCGATCGACGTCCATCTGATGGTCAAGCCGGTGGACGACCTGATCCGCATGTTCATCGACGCGGGAGCCACCTACATTACCTTCCACCCGGAAGCCTCGGAGCACATCGATCGTTCCCTGCAACTGATCAAGGACGGCGGCTGCCAGGCGGGGCTGGTCTTCAATCCGGCGACGCCATTGCACCATTTGGACTACGTCATGGATCGCATCGACATGATCCTGCTGATGTCAGTTAACCCGGGCTTTGGCGGTCAGAAATTCATCCCCGGCACCCTCGACAAGCTGCGTGAAGCCCGCCGCCGCATCGAGGCCAGCAAACGGACGATCCGCCTGGAAATCGATGGCGGCGTGAAAGTCGACAACATCCGCGAAATCGCTGCTGCAGGCGCCGACACCTTCGTCGCTGGATCGGCTATCTTCAATACCGAAGATTACGCCGCCACCATCGCCGCCCTGCGTGAACAGATTGCGCTGAGCCGCTCGGTATGA
- the pdxA gene encoding 4-hydroxythreonine-4-phosphate dehydrogenase PdxA, which produces MTQPLTLALTVGEPAGIGPDLCLQLAGHERPAGIVVVADIDLLAERARQLGLSVRLVAWSPGDTAATAAGELSVLKVDGINSRMAGQLDPDNSRYVLATLETAARGCLDGTFDGMVTAPVHKGVINEAGIVFSGHTEFLQALCGVDRVVMMLATQGLRVALVTTHLPLKDVSAAITETRLIQVARILNNDLKAFFGIDAPRILVAGLNPHAGEGGHLGMEEIEVIEPALATLRDEGMNLTGPLPADTLFTPHLLEKADAVLAMYHDQGLPVLKYKGFGNAVNVTLGLPIVRTSVDHGTALDLAGKGTADAGSLHTAIETAIQMARCRRETTHG; this is translated from the coding sequence ATGACCCAACCGCTGACCCTGGCCCTGACCGTCGGTGAACCCGCTGGCATCGGACCCGATCTCTGTCTCCAACTGGCCGGACATGAGCGACCGGCGGGCATCGTTGTGGTGGCCGATATCGACCTGCTGGCCGAGCGCGCCCGACAACTGGGCCTGTCGGTCCGGCTGGTCGCCTGGTCGCCGGGCGATACGGCAGCGACGGCTGCAGGTGAACTGTCGGTACTCAAGGTCGACGGTATCAATAGCCGTATGGCGGGCCAACTGGATCCGGACAACAGCCGCTATGTGCTCGCCACGCTGGAAACCGCCGCTCGTGGCTGTCTCGACGGCACCTTTGACGGCATGGTCACGGCGCCGGTCCATAAGGGCGTGATCAACGAGGCCGGCATCGTCTTCAGTGGTCACACCGAATTCCTGCAGGCGCTTTGCGGTGTCGACCGGGTAGTGATGATGCTGGCGACCCAGGGTCTGCGCGTCGCGCTGGTCACCACCCACCTGCCGCTCAAGGACGTTTCCGCCGCGATTACCGAGACCCGGCTGATACAGGTTGCGCGCATCCTCAATAATGATTTGAAAGCCTTCTTTGGCATCGATGCGCCGCGCATCCTCGTGGCTGGTCTTAACCCGCACGCCGGAGAAGGGGGGCATCTCGGGATGGAGGAAATCGAGGTTATCGAGCCCGCGCTGGCGACGTTGCGCGACGAGGGTATGAACCTGACCGGCCCGCTGCCGGCAGATACGCTGTTTACGCCGCACCTGCTCGAAAAGGCTGATGCCGTGCTGGCGATGTACCACGACCAGGGCTTGCCGGTGCTCAAATACAAGGGTTTCGGCAACGCGGTGAACGTGACGCTCGGACTGCCGATCGTACGCACCTCAGTCGATCACGGCACGGCGCTGGACCTGGCGGGCAAGGGTACGGCGGATGCCGGCAGCCTGCACACGGCGATCGAAACCGCAATCCAGATGGCGCGCTGCCGCCGGGAAACGACTCATGGCTAA